The Carcharodon carcharias isolate sCarCar2 chromosome 23, sCarCar2.pri, whole genome shotgun sequence genome has a window encoding:
- the aarsd1 gene encoding alanyl-tRNA editing protein Aarsd1, producing MAFQCQKQCYMKEFETSVLSCTPAELKITVNGKKETLKGFSVILEDTLLFPEGGGQPDDRGFINDIPVLRVTRHGPAAIHFVQSSLEPLSKVQLKIDWERRFDHMQQHSGQHLITAIADLMFGFKTTSWELGRQRSFIELDTPSVTVEQVETLELTVNEKIREHIPVNVRVLSVDDPEVEKVRSRGLPDDHVGPVRIIDIVGIDANMCCGTHVSNLSHLQAIKILGTDKGKKNKTNLIFLAGNRVLKYAEKSYVVEKALTTLLKNGSEEHVEAVDKLQKSVKLLQKNNLNLLRDLALLTAKCFKSDPNKGKLLVLHRKDGDNEFMNIIANEVSAEVVLLFLTVGDEKGAGLFLLAGQVDAVEALGSKIAQILDGKGAGKRGRYQGKANKMSKRPEVEALLQQYVSTLDTKEE from the exons ATGGCTTTTCAGTGTCAGAAGCAATGCTACATGAAGGAG TTTGAGACCTCGGTGTTATCCTGTACTCCAGCAGAGTTGAAAATCACCGTTAATGGGAAAAAAGAAACTCTGAAAGGTTTTAGTGTGATCCTTGAGGACACCTTACTGTTTCCGGAGGGAGGTGGACAG CCAGACGACCGTGGGTTCATAAATGACATCCCTGTGTTACGAGTGACGCGACATGGACCAGCGGCTATTCACTTTGTGCAGTCATCCTTGGAGCCTTTGTCTAAGGTTCAGCTGAAGATTGATTGGGAAAGACGATTTGACCACATGCAGCAGCATTCAG GGCAACATTTAATTACAGCCATAGCAGATTTGATGTTTGGTTTCAAAACTACTTCATG GGAGCTGGGCCGGCAGCGTAGTTTCATTGAACTTGACACGCCTTCTGTGACTGTTGAGCAGGTTGAAACTCTGGAGTTAACAGTAAATGAGAAAATCAGGGAGCACATCCCTGTCAATGTGCGAGTTCTATCTGTGGATGACCCAGAGGTAGAAAAG GTGAGAAGTCGGGGTTTACCAGATGATCATGTAGGCCCAGTCCGAATTATCGACATTGTAGGAATTGATGCAAATATGTGCTGTGGAACACACGTATCGAATCTCAGTCACCTACAG GCCATTAAAATTTTAGGGACTGATAAAGGAAAGAAGAACAAAACAAACTTGATTTTCCTGGCTGGGAATAGAGTGCTAAAATATGCAGAGAAAAGTTATGTAGTGGAAAAGGCTTTAACCACCCTTCTCAA GAATGGCTCAGAGGAACATGTTGAAGCTGTGGACAAATTGCAAAAGTCAGTCAAATTGCTACAGAAG AACAATCTAAACCTGCTCAGGGATTTGGCTCTGTTAACAGCAAAATGCTTCAAGAGTGATCCGAACAAGGGCAAGTTATTAGTTTTGCATAG AAAGGATGGGGACAATGAATTTATGAACATTATAGCAAATGAAGTTAGTGCTGAG GTAGTACTTCTGTTCCTAACAGTTGGTGATGAAAAAGGAGCGGGGTTATTCCTGTTAGCTGGTCAAGTGGATGCTGTTGAAGCACTAGGATCAAA GATTGCTCAAATCCTTGATGGAAAAGGTGCTGGAAAACGAGGACGTTATCAGGGTAAAGCAAACAAGATGAGCAAACGCCCAGAGGTGGAGGCCCTCCTTCAGCAATACGTGAGCACACTGGACACGAAAGAGGAATAA